AGGTGCAGGCGGCGTTCGCCAAGGTCTATCCGCAGGGCCCGGTCGTCCCCGCTGCCACCAAGCTGCTCTCGGACGATGTCCTGGCCACGCTGCCGACCTCGCCGCAGAACCTGAAGACCGGGTTCGACACCGATGTGGCCTGGTGGGACAAGAACCTGGAGGCGGTCACCAAGCGCTGGCGGGAGTGGGCCGATGCCTGAGCAGACCGAACTTCTCGCCTCGGCCCTGGCCCCGGGGTCCAACTCGCTGACCGGCAAGTCGCTGTCGGTGACGGGGCTGCGCAAGTCCTACAGCGGGACGACGGTGGTCGACGGTGTCGACATGGAGATCGCGGCCGGTGAGTTCGTCACCTTCCTCGGCTCCTCCGGTTCCGGGAAGACCACCACGCTGATGATGCTCGCGGGGTTCACCGAGCCCGACTCCGGCAGCATCGCAGTCGACGGCCGGGACATCACCAAACTCAACCCCGGCAAGCGCGACTTCGGGTTCGTCTTCCAGCAGTACCTGCTCTTCCCGCACATGACGGTCGCGGAGAACGTCGCCTTCCCGCTGCAACTGCGGGGAGTGCCGAAGGCGGAGATCCGCCGCCGCGTGGGCGAGACCCTGGAGGCGGCGGGCCTGTCGAAGTTCGCCGGCCGCAAGCCCCGCGAACTCTCCGGCGGCCAGCAGCAACGCGTGGCCCTGTGCCGGGTGCTGGTCTACCGCCCGCCGATCGTGCTGATGGACGAACCGCTGGGCGCGCTGGACAAGAAGCTCCGTGACCAGATGCAGACCGAGATCAAGTCCATTCAGCGTGAACTGGGCCTGACCGTCGTGTACGTGACACACGACCAGGAGGAAGCCCTGGTCCTGTCCGACCGCATCGCCATCATGAAGGACGGCCGGATCGAGCAGTTCGACACGCCTCGCGGCCTGTTCGAACGCCCCCGCACCCCCTTCGTCGCCGACTTCCTCGGCGCCGCCAACTTCCTCACCGGCAAGGTGGAGGAGCCGGCCGCGGACGGATGCACCCGGGTGCGGCTGGACACCGGCGGCGTGCTCACGGCCCGAGAGCACCCCTGTGTTCCCGGGCAGCGGGTCCGGGCCGCGGTCCGGCCGGGCAAGCTCCGCCTGGCCGGCGCCGAGGACAGCTGTTGTAGCGGCACGGTCGAAACAGCGGTCTACGTCGGTTCACTGACCCGTATCACGGTCCGCCTGGACGGAGCCGATCCCGGCACACCGCCGCTGCGCATCGAGACCGCCCTCACCCCGCCGCGCCCAGGGGAGCGGGTCTGTGTGACCGCCGACCGTGCCGACGTCAGTGTCTTCGACGCCACGGACGGGGGGTGAGCCGTGGCCGGCACCGCTCTCGCACCCGGCAAGGTGCGTGTGAAAACATCCGCGAAGCGCGGGCACCGCTCCCGCATCGCACTGGTCAACGCCGTCCCGGTGACGCTGTTCCTCCTCGTCCTGTTCGTCTATCCGATCGTCGGCGTCCTCTCCCTCAGCCTCGAAGGGGACACCGGCGGCTTCACCCTCCACTGGTACACCGACGCCCTCAGCGGCGTGAACCTGTCCGTGCTGATCTCCACGCTGCGGATCTCCGCGGAAACCGCGGTGCTCAGCCTGCTGGTGGGCTTCGGCCTGGCCCACGCCATCGCCCGGATGCGGCCCGTCTTCGCCGCGCTGGCGATGCTGATCGTGGTCGTGCCGCACTTCATCAGTGCCCTGGTGCGTACCTACGGCTGGATCATCATGCTCGGTGAACACGGCCTCATCAACACGCTGCTGACGTCCGTGGACGCCCCCGGCGCGCCGTACTCGCTGCTCTACAACGAGACCGGTGTGGTCATCGGCACCACCTCGGTCATGCTCCCCTACACGGTGCTGATCCTGCAGGGTGTGATGCGCGGCGTCGACCGCAGGCTGCTCGCCGCGGCCGCCGGCTTCGGCGCGGGACGCCTGACCATCTTCCGCAGGGTCTACCTGCCCCTGGTCGCGCCCGGAGTCGGCACGGCCGGCCTGCTCAGCTTCATCCTGTGCCTGGGCTACTACATCACCCCCGCCCTGATGGGCGGCGACAAGCAGACCGTGGTGGCGGCGCTGATCGACCAGCAGGTGATGAAGCAGGACCAGTGGAACTCCGCCGCCGCCTTCGGCGTCATCCTGCTCCTGCTCACCTTCGCCGGCCTGGGCGTGCTCGGCCTGGCCAAGCTCCGCCGCACCAAGGCGCACGCACGAAGGAGCAGCTCATGATGGAACTGCCCGCCACCCGAGCCGGAAATGTCGCCCGTGCCGTCAGCGCCACCGCGATCCTGCTCTTCCTGGCCATGCCCATCGTCATCATCCTGGTCACGTCCTTCGGCGCCGACGGCATCGGCACCTTCCCGCCGAAGGAGTACAGCACCCGCTGGTACGAGCAGATGGCCGCGCCCGGCGGCAACTGGGCCACCTCCATCGCCCTGTCCAGCCTGGTCGCCGCCCTGACCACGGTGTTCTCCCTGATCCTGGGCGTCACCGCCGCCACCGCGCTGGCCCGCGGCCGGCTGCCCCTGCACGCGGCGGTCTACGGACTGGTCCTCGCCCCGCTGCTCATCCCCCAGGTGGTCATCGCGCTCGGGCTGTTCCTGTTCTTCGAAC
This region of Streptomyces caelestis genomic DNA includes:
- a CDS encoding ABC transporter permease, producing MKTSAKRGHRSRIALVNAVPVTLFLLVLFVYPIVGVLSLSLEGDTGGFTLHWYTDALSGVNLSVLISTLRISAETAVLSLLVGFGLAHAIARMRPVFAALAMLIVVVPHFISALVRTYGWIIMLGEHGLINTLLTSVDAPGAPYSLLYNETGVVIGTTSVMLPYTVLILQGVMRGVDRRLLAAAAGFGAGRLTIFRRVYLPLVAPGVGTAGLLSFILCLGYYITPALMGGDKQTVVAALIDQQVMKQDQWNSAAAFGVILLLLTFAGLGVLGLAKLRRTKAHARRSSS
- a CDS encoding ABC transporter ATP-binding protein, translating into MPEQTELLASALAPGSNSLTGKSLSVTGLRKSYSGTTVVDGVDMEIAAGEFVTFLGSSGSGKTTTLMMLAGFTEPDSGSIAVDGRDITKLNPGKRDFGFVFQQYLLFPHMTVAENVAFPLQLRGVPKAEIRRRVGETLEAAGLSKFAGRKPRELSGGQQQRVALCRVLVYRPPIVLMDEPLGALDKKLRDQMQTEIKSIQRELGLTVVYVTHDQEEALVLSDRIAIMKDGRIEQFDTPRGLFERPRTPFVADFLGAANFLTGKVEEPAADGCTRVRLDTGGVLTAREHPCVPGQRVRAAVRPGKLRLAGAEDSCCSGTVETAVYVGSLTRITVRLDGADPGTPPLRIETALTPPRPGERVCVTADRADVSVFDATDGG